TCTAATAATTGCTTCTTTGATAGGAATACCGTTAGGTGCTTTTCTTGGCTTAACTAGTTTTCCAGGTAAACATTTAGTTGTTGCATTGTTATACACAGGAATGGGCTTTCCTCCTGTAGTTATAGGTTTATTTGTTTTTATTTTATTTTCAAATGTTGGACCTTTAGGATCACTTGAATGGTTATACACAACCAAAGCTATGATTGTTGCCCAGTCTTTTATATCATTTCCTTTAGTAGCAGGGTTTACAATGACTGCTGTAATGGGTGTTGATAAAAGTCTATTACTACAATTACGAGCATTAGGTGCAACTAATCGACAAATAATATGGGCAATAATAAAAGAAGCTAGATTAGGTGTCTTAGTTTCAGTTATTGCAGGATTTGGTGCTATTATATCAGAAGTTGGTGCAGTCATGATGGTAGGAGGTAATATAGCAGGTAGTACAAGGGTACTTACAACCGCTATTGTATTAGAAACTAGACAAGGTAATTTTGGACTTGCTATAAGTTTTGGTTTAATTCTTTTAACTATAACTTTTATAGTAAACTTTATTATGCTTCATTTTCAAAAAAGGAAGTTGATTGGTAGTGACTAATGTATATAACCTTAAACATATCTCAAAATCGTATAATGATAAGACTGTTCTTGATATTGATAACCTTACAATTCGCAGAGGTGAAATCTTAGGTTTAGTTGGTCCAAGCGGTGCAGGAAAAAGTACATTACTTCGTATATTAAATTTTATAGAACATACTGATACTGGAAAAATTAATTTTTTAGATAAGACCTATACTAAGAATAAATTACCTGATTTAGATATTCGAAGAAAAGTGACGACAGTATTTCAACGACCCTACTTAATGACAAGTTCAGTATATCAAAACATTATCTACCCTCTTAAAATAAGAAATCAAAGTTACGATCACGAAGTAGATGAAATAATTGAAAAACTAGGACTAACACAATTAAAACACAAAAGAGCTGATAAACTGTCGGGTGGGGAGGCACAAAGAGTAGCATTAGCTAGGGCATTAGTATTTAAACCAGAAGTAATACTTCTTGATGAGCCTACCTCAAACTTAGACCCGGCTAATGTAAAAATTATTGAAGATATGATTGAAGATTATAGAACTAAATTAAATGCTACAATCGTAATTGTAACTCACAATGTATTTCAAGCTAAAAGACTTGCAACAAAAGTTAGTTTGCTTTATAAAGGAAAGTTAATTGAAGTAAATGATAAAAAAGATTTCTTTATTAATCCAAGTCATAGTATTACAAAACAATTTCTTTCTGGTGAACTTATATATTAGTGGGTGTATCAAAAGTATAGTGTGGCCAACTAGTATCCTGATAGATTGTTTACAAAATGTTTACAAAATGTTTGCATTTTGTTTACAATTACATCTTATATAGTTGTTATAATAGTTTCGCTTAGCTAAACTAACATAATTTTGAAGGAGGGGTATTGTTGTTAACCAACAAAAAAATCTTATCAGTATTTGCAGTCTTCCTACTGACAATCTCTGTAGCGTTTATCGGAGCAGGATGTGATGGCGAGGAGCCGGTTGACGAAGATGTAGAAGAGAACGAAATGGAAGAGAATGAGCTAGAGGACGAGAAAAAAGAAGGCGACAAAGATGAAGATGAAGTAGAAGAAGATGATGAAGATGAAGAGGAAGAGGAAGAGGAAGACGAAGTAGAAGAAGATGAAGATGAAGAAGAAGAAGACGAAGAAGACGAAGAATAAGAGAAACATTTATATAGAGTCTGTCAATTAATTGGTGTAAACATTCCAATATGACCTATAAGAATACTTACTTTAAGAAATCGAGGGAGTTTCCTTAAGATAAAGGATTATCTCCTTCGATTTTTATTTTTGTTGTTATATGGTGACTAGTGAATGAAGAACCCTAGTATAAACTACCCGGTAAAATTTTCTTATATTCGTCCTCCAAAATAAATGCTTAATTGTCCCAGTATTTAAGCCCAATCTTTTGTTCTGATAGTCCTTTTTTTAATATCCATAATCGACAAGATAATAAAAGCATCCCCGGGTTTTTAGCAAGGGCTCTTGCTAAAAACCCGTGAAATTTGTCAGTATAGATCGCATCAATTTTAATTCCTTGTTCTTTCTCATATTCTTAGAGTGCTTAAATCTGCCGCTCTATATTCTGCTCTTTCGAGCTCACTCTAACATAATCATAAATCATAACCCCACCTCCAATTAATGTGTTAAAAAGTTTGTATCACTGCCTGTCACAGATTAATTACTTTTTTAACCGAAAACTCTTTTTTTTAAGTTATGTTTCTAGCTATTTTTTGTATCTCAAAAAAGTGTAGGTTTTTAACATATATAAAATTTTTCTAAAAAATTTTTAAAAAAGTGTCTAGAAAATTGTTCAGTTAATCATAACTAGAGTGAAGAAATAATTAATTTATTGAGGGGGGGGAAATTTATGAAAAAGTTGATTTATATGATCGAGAAAGCAAAGAGAGATGAAAGTGGTTTTACACTAGTAGAGCTTTTGATCGTCGTTGCAATTATTGGCGTCCTTGTTGCAATTATAGTACCGGTAATGGGAGGGCAGACTGAAACTGCAAGAGAAAATGCAAACGATGCCAACATAAGAACTATAAAATCTGCCATATCAGCTTATTATGCAGAAGAAGGTAGTTTAGATGAGCTGGATGAAAGTGCACTTAAAGAGTATATCGACGTAGACGAAATAGAATGCCCTTGGGATGATAGTGTTACTGGTATTAATATAGATATAAATGATGCTGACAAGCCAGGTGACCTTGATGTAGAACATGAAGGTGATGGTGAAGGACCCGCGAGTGGTGATGCGTACAAAATAAGTGGACCAGGAGACTAAGGCTAGTTACCTTACGACTAACTAATAATTTCTTAGTTAAAAAACCGCACTCCCATAAGAAGTGCGGTTTTTTAATTGTGACTTTAAACAGTTTTCATATAACCTTTTTTAAAAATTTCTTTATAACAGTACTCGAAAATGTTTTATGCACGCAAAAGTTACTTTATAAAAGGTTTAACTCCTTTACCAAAGGATTTTTATGACTAGAAAATATAATACTCATGATCACAGATTGATATAAATAATTGTTGCAATATATGTTTAAACAAAAATTTGTCACAGTATTAGTATGATACTGTGAATATGTCTATAAATACATAATACAGTCTCAGATATTCCAATCAACACAAATAAAGACGGAACAATTCGAGTGTCCCGTTTTAGATGTAATTATATATTTAGCTTTTCAGGCTTTCATTTTGCTACATATTAGCTTTTCTCTTTAAGGAGGGAATAATCCCTACGTAACTAGATAAAGATGGTCATACAACCAAATGAAAGGGGTCTTTAATCATTTAGTTTTATCTATGTCTCAATTCAGTTGCATAGAAATCGTATACAATTTCTATGCAGAAATACAGTTTTAAATAATTACTCTTTCATGTTTCTTTTAATGCTTCTTCTATTACATCAACCATTTTCTTGTTTTATTTTAGTGAGCAGCATAGATTTTTAATTGAGTGTGAAGCTCACTATCAAGTTCAAAAGTTGTTTTCTTTTTTGTTTTATTTACACCTTCCTCTTTTCGCTGTATTCCTGTATAAAAATCAATCAGAACGGTAATTCATCATCCTCCTTCATCTACAAAGTTTTATATGAAAATACCTGTTTATTTTGTTAAAATCTGCTTAAGATCTTTTTTTATAACAGTTTCAAGCTCTTTTTACACCAATGAATTTTTTTATTGAGAAAGTTACTGCACAACAATACGCCTTCCCGCCATCTACCATTTCTACTATAAGATTCACCATCCCATTTATGGCTAGTCACGCCTAAAGTTCTAATATTTTCTTCTGCTATTTCTAGTGCAATTTTTGCATCAACTCCCTTTTATAGATTAAATTAATTGTCTCCTAGGTT
This Natranaerobius trueperi DNA region includes the following protein-coding sequences:
- a CDS encoding ABC transporter permease, producing the protein MDNIISGFFEAIKLLVNLDPYVMDIISVSMMVSGIALIIASLIGIPLGAFLGLTSFPGKHLVVALLYTGMGFPPVVIGLFVFILFSNVGPLGSLEWLYTTKAMIVAQSFISFPLVAGFTMTAVMGVDKSLLLQLRALGATNRQIIWAIIKEARLGVLVSVIAGFGAIISEVGAVMMVGGNIAGSTRVLTTAIVLETRQGNFGLAISFGLILLTITFIVNFIMLHFQKRKLIGSD
- a CDS encoding phosphate ABC transporter ATP-binding protein, with protein sequence MTNVYNLKHISKSYNDKTVLDIDNLTIRRGEILGLVGPSGAGKSTLLRILNFIEHTDTGKINFLDKTYTKNKLPDLDIRRKVTTVFQRPYLMTSSVYQNIIYPLKIRNQSYDHEVDEIIEKLGLTQLKHKRADKLSGGEAQRVALARALVFKPEVILLDEPTSNLDPANVKIIEDMIEDYRTKLNATIVIVTHNVFQAKRLATKVSLLYKGKLIEVNDKKDFFINPSHSITKQFLSGELIY
- a CDS encoding competence type IV pilus major pilin ComGC produces the protein MKKLIYMIEKAKRDESGFTLVELLIVVAIIGVLVAIIVPVMGGQTETARENANDANIRTIKSAISAYYAEEGSLDELDESALKEYIDVDEIECPWDDSVTGINIDINDADKPGDLDVEHEGDGEGPASGDAYKISGPGD